The genomic interval gtgtgcgcacgcgcgtgagcctgaaacactgaaaaacacaCGTGAAAGTCCCTTCCCCTTCACACAGAaaatgacagaggcagagaataaGATAATATCTAGAGACATCTGCACAGTATTAATTACCTTCAAGTTCAAAGGCCAATTCATCTTTGTGTCCTAGAGGGACATGCAGTCCCGAAGTAACACCATTCCCGGGAGCAAGTAGAAGAAACATCCCAGTTCTCTAAACCGGTGGCATTTTCTAACCCCCTTTTCTTCTCAGGGGCTTGGAGGGCATCTTGCCTCCAACAGGGTCCCCTCTGCTACAAGGTGGGGACTGATCTCATCCCCATTCTTTGTACTcgggttctctcttctctttactCCTCCcttattctctcctctccctcctgcctgccgCTGCCACCAgcacccaccaccccctcccccaagcagggagcacgGATCTGAGGCTGTACCTCTCCATTAGGTGTGTTATCTTCCGCCATTAGATACACCGTTTGCTTCTAAGTGGTTGGGAACGAGCTGCTTTGGTGAAGAGACAGGTTGTTTCAGCAAGAATAAAGATTCAATTTCTGTCTGAAAATGGACTAATTTGAGGAGTGGTGCCACTCTCCCAATCCTCCCAGCAATTTTCACCTTTGTCAGCTACAAACCCATCCCCAGCCGAATGGATTACACTGAGGGAGAGGCTGGTTCAGCCCATGGGAGCCCAGGGTGGCAGCAGATACTAAAAAAGGCAGACTGATGTTCCCTGGAAGTGCCTTAGGAAGCCTCCCCTAGGAGCTGAGAAGTGTTCTGgctcttttatctctccttcaccctcttctctcctctgttcttctTCGTAGGTCCTTTGACAATTCTCAAGTCTCCCTCCAGCCCTGACCATGACCCAGGGTTTCAACTGCATACATCTAATTGCCAGGTAGAGTTTCCGCTCCAACATCCCAAGGGCACTCTAAGACCCCCTTCCACTTCGCCTTCCCATCCTGCTCTTCCTTCTGGAGGGTGTCTGTTTCATTTTACTAGGTTGGTACTTGGTGGGCCTTTCaatctaaatattcttttttttttttccacagctcAGGAAACACTTCCTCTTTCTATTCCTTTCATTGTTATTCTTATCCAGTCTCTCTGTTGTGTCTTTCTGAAATTCCTCTTAGGTGGTTGTTGGACCTATAGGACCCCCCTCCCTCTCACCTTTCTGGCCTATGCTccatctttgtgtcttcctgCTCTGTGTCTTGGGgaatttcattaactttttctttcacaTGAAAAAGTTAGTCTTTAAGTCTGTCCGTTCTGTTATCCAGTCtctccattaaatttttttaagttacatttacttaagtaatctctacactcaacatggagctcgaactcacGGCCCCacgatcaagagtcacatgcttttccgaCTGAGCAAAGAGGCGTCCCACTctgttaaattttctaaaatttaggcagttgtttccattttccaaaatactgtcatgttctttgttcctttttcataGAAGCCtgttctcattttatggatgtgaggttttctttttttcctctcagagacataagttgaaaaaattttaaagaccttTTCTATAACTTGAATGATTTAGATCTTATTGAGTCCCTTGctctatttgtatatttaatccttctcttctgttttcataCACttgttctcccttctcctttaaTGTCCCGTCAGACTTACAAATAACGGAAGGTATTGACTAGCACAGGCAGCTGGTGTGGCATCCTCTAAAGTTGGGTGAGTTTGTTTCCCTAACAGACCTCCTCCTTGAATGAGACTCATTCTTACTTCTTATTCTGTTCAGAGCCGCAGGTGCCTCTGTGCTGATTTCTTTGCCAAGGAATTTCATTTGCTCTTTATCTCCCAGAAATTCCTCGTGCTTCTGGTCCACCGATAACATTCTTAGTTGTTTTCCAATTCTGttatgatttcattctttaaaaaatatatgcccaCCATTTTATTAAAcccttaaaatggaaaagaagtggTCAGGTCATCTGTGCTCAGGTTGTGTTCCTGAACCAGCAGCCTCCCCCCTGAATTTTCTGTCTCAACTGGTGGCATCACCTTCTACTTAGCTGACAAAGCCAGAAGCCTGGGAGTCAACCTcggctcctctctctccctcacttccgGTTAGCCACAAAGTCCTGTTCGTTCAGCTTCCTGACTCCTCCTCAGATATGACTCTTCCCCTCCGTCCATTTTGCCCCAGATCAGATCAGGTCCTCATGTTCTCCtgcctgtactttttttttttttaagattttatttatttatttgacacacagagatcacaagtaggcagagaggcaggcagagagagagggggcaaagcaggctccccgctgagcagagagcccgacgcggggctccatcccaggactctgagatcatgacctgagccgaaggcagaggcctaacccactgagccacccaggtgcccctcctgcctGAACTTTTATAGTGGTCTCTCTTCACAGGACTCCTAGCCTCCATTCTCACTCACCTCAAATCCTTCCTCTTCATCGCGGCCAGCCAGAGCGCTCTAAAACCCAGGTGTGGCCATATCAATGCCTGGCTACAGCTCTCATTTCCCTCCTTCCCGCAGAAGAAAGCTTCTCTGCATGAAATAGAAGGCCTTCCCACCTCGCCTGCCTTGTTCCATCAATACCAGACCATCCTGGTTTCCCCTCCATTCCGCCACCTCATTCATTGTTTCCACGATGCTTCCTCACCCGGAAATGTCCTCCCTGCGCTGTCTCACCTGGATCCTCAGATCCGTCCTTCAAGATTCAATTCAGATGTCACCTGCTCTGCGGGCCTCTTCTTAGTTCCTGACATCGCCTGCCCTCCAGTCCCAGGATAGGAGTCCTTTACTGGGGCACCCCCAGCTCCCCGTTGCGCTTGTAGCACACCTTACCCCATTGtgctgaaatttcatttttcctactCTATATTCCTCCTCAAAGCAGGTaccatttcttatttattcttgcATCCCAAGCATTGGTCTGAGGTAACTGCTCCAGAAATTGTGCAGAAACGCTCCATCCATCGTAGATCCTAGAAAGTACTTCCTCATGGGGGAACCTTAGCGCGCCTAGCCCCCCTCATGCTCTaactcactcatttattcatgagATCCACAGTTTCCGGAGTGCCTACTATATGCCACGTCAGGGGCTGCGGGCATGAGGAAGACAACAGTCCCCACCCTCTGGAAGCTCCCAGTCTGGGGAGATAGGCGCTTATCAACAAATCTCACAAACAGAAATAGTGACTGCGATAAACTCGATAAACTCGCCGAGAGGAGGAGCTGGAGCCTGGAGAGCAGATAACCAAGGAGCCGAAATCCTGGGGAACTGACTTCTGAGCTGAGAGCCAAAGGTTTCCGATGTGAGTGGAGATGATGCTTCTGAGAAACGCCGCTGtgaggtgaaggagagagagggcaggagccgTAGGAGGGAAATGGCGCTAAGGAAAGATGTTCCAGGTATCTGTTGCTGCCTAACTGCCTCCCACAGTTAGTGGCTAAAactaaagacaatttttttttaagattttatttatttatttgacagagatcacaagtaggcagagcagcaggcagagagagacggagaagcaggctccctgctgagcagagagcccgatgtgggactcgatccgaggaccctgggatcatgacctgagccgaaggcagaggctttaacccgctgagccacccaggcgccccaggacaatttttttttttttaactaaagacattttattataCCTCATGACCTTGAGGGTCAGCAATTCATGCAGGGTTGAGCAGTGTGATTACTGCACTCTGTGTGGCACGGACAGAGGTCCCCTGGTGGTATCCAGCTGACAGATGGGCTGGTTCAAGAGTCCAAGATGGCTTCACTCTCATCTCTGACATCTTGGCATGACTGGAAGGCTAGGTTTGTAGGTTCCATCACGCAGAGCTTCTACGCACATGGCTTCTCCAGCGTGACAGCTTCAGAAAAGTCCAGCTACATTCAGGGTGGCTTGGGGTTCGGAGAGTGAGTGTGTCAGCGAGCAAGGGGAAAGCTGCGTGGCCTTTTATAACCTGGCCTCTGAAGTCACCCAGCATCTCTTCTGCTGCGCTGTGTGGTTGAAGCAACTGTCACAAGCCCAGCCCACTCAGATTAGAGAGGAGGCACATAgacgccccccaccaccacctctcgAAGGGAGAAGCATCAAAGTACTTATAACTGGGTTTCACAATCATcacaactgatttctttttttaaccgaGAAAGACTACGATACATTTAAGTGCCATTAGGAAAGATCGGGGGTTAGGagcagtggaaggcagaggagaaaagagaatcaaTTGTGTTAGCTTCCTGAAGAGGCAAACTGAAACAAAGAAGGCCAAGTTCTCATTTTTCCCTCGACTCTGACTCTGCCAGGctctcccagctccctgcccctgacccctggcttcctctcttcactgtcaGATGTGCCATAAGCCGCGGCCATGACGCTGGACCAGAGATCATCAAATCCAGCCTCAAGCCGTCTACAAACAGCCACCATAGTCACAGCGCTCCCCTGTTTGCAGAATGGTTTACTTAGTATCTGATGAGGGGATGACCTGGCGCctagttttaaagatttcaccttTTCCCTGGcttttaatcatttatatttaatcctCTGCCTTACCGAGAAGATCTTGCTTTCATCTTTCCGGTTTAGAAGCCTTCATTCTTGCTCACTGAGAGATAGTGGTTAGGAGCTGAGCATCCTTGCCATGGCTCTGCATTTCTATGAATCCAGACATGGAGGTTTTCTAggcagccccccgccccgggtTGCTAAACCACCCCAAATCTCCTTATCTTTTCGTAAAGCTTCCATTTCTTGTTCGCTTCACTGAGGCCTCGATCTCAACCTACTCAGGACCAGATCCTTGGATTGTCACTCCCATGCTGCTCACCACTCCCCTCTCCGCACGCAGGTAGGCTCTGAAATGTGTAGTGTGAGCCCCAGCTACGGATTCGATTAAACTTGGGTTCAATTCCAGTCCCCATCACGGTTgaatcttggacaagttacttgacctttctgagcctcagtttcttcatctaaaaaatgggaaataatcatCACCAGCCAGCTCCACCGGTCATTGTAGAGTTTTGAGATAAAGCCGATGAAGCACCTGGTTTGTTCACATGGGGCCACAGTAAATCGGCGCTTTTATTAGTCCATGGGGTCCCATCCCAAGGATGTGCTTGAACTCCGGGCCACACACCGCATTGTCCCTTTGACCTCCTTTTAAGGGTTTACAAGGCATCTTCCCCAGCACTTCAGAGCCCACTGGTAGCACATGCAACAAACCAACTCCAGGACCCCACCCCTGCAGCCACCTAAGAACCTAGTGCCAGGAGGAGCTGtggtcagacagacctgggtccAATGGGGCTCTGCCActctccagctgtgtgacctcaggaaacctattcaacctctctgagctgcagCCCCCTCCCATGCCCACCGCCATGTGAAAGAGGTTGGCTTGAGTGAGATACTGCATTTAGAGCAGTTGACACGATGGTCAGGAcaaagtaagcactcaataaatgggaGTGGACACATAAGGACCCTAGCTCCCAGTGACTCTGGAGTCTAGCTTCTAGAGTGTGTGTCCAGCTCACCAGCGGGTGCCTTTGGGCGCTTGTAACTTTCTCATGCCCCGGTgtcattatctgtaaaatggggacatagACTTCATAGGGATACTGTAGGCTACTGTAAGAATCAAATGAGAGAATTTTTCACAAGGAGAATCATGCCTGGAGCATAGTAAGAACTTAATTCATGTGAGGAGctcttattatttcattattttactttgggtatttttttttaagtgataagaatttttttttttaagattttatttttaagcaatctctataagtggggcttaaactcacaaccctgagatcgagagtctcAGGCTggaccagctgagccagccacgtgcccctcattcattcactttgagcttttgtgtatttttataatgaagGTGAATTGCTTATAAGCAGCATGTAATTGGcttctgttgttttaaagatccaaactttgtttttcaaaaaatccGCTTTGGCACATAACGAAAGGCATTAATTTTAAGTACACAATTTAGTGCGTTCTGTGAAACGCTCGCAGTCACGTAACcactaccacaatcaagatagAGAACCGCTCTGTCTCTCCGAAAAAACTCCTCGGGGCCCTTAGCAGCCAATCCCTTCCCCTATTCCCAGCCCTTAGCAGCCACTGTGTCTTCTAGAATTTCATCTAAATAGAGTAATACACAGTGGACTATCTCTGTTCTTTATGgcaattttattccatttacattcaatATGATTACTGATATAGTTGCATGTAAGTCTTACATCCtactatttgttgttttttttttaaagattttatttatttatttgacagagagagatcacaagtaggcagagaggtaggcagagagagagagaggaggaagcaggctccctgctcagcagagagcccaatgcgggactcgatcccaggaccctgagatcatgacctgagccgaaggcagcggcttaacccactgagccacccaggcgccccctactatttgttttttatttgtctcgCCGGTtctatattccttttaaaatcttgCCCCATTTTGGATAAAACAGGTATTCTTATTATTTCATATTCTGCATCTATTAGCTTactggttacttttttttttttaactcttctttcagTGATGATTAGAGCAGGGTTcttaaagtgtggtccctggaccagcggCATCACCACCACCCGGGAACTTGTTGGAGATGTAAATTCTCAGGGTCATCTCAGAGCCATCTGCTGTGAGGATGGAACCCAGCAGTCTGGGCTAACAATGCAGGTGCTGTCAGCACAGGCTAATGACCGAGCCCCGAGGCCCCGGACAAGTTGTGCTTCTGGCCGGCAGTGAGGCTTCGGGCAGATCACCTTAATCCCATTAAGATGGAGCTGATTCGAAGCCTGGTTTCTGTGCCTGCGAGCACTGGACTGTTGCTGGTTGGCTCCTGCTCCTTGGGGATATCCCTGAAGAGGTCCCCGTTGAAAACCAGGGGTGTTTCCTGGGGGCCCTCCTTAATAGGCCCTGAACTCCCATTTTCCTCCCCAGCCTCTGATACAGCTAAAGTGATGCCAAGGATCAGACTCACCTTAGAgggtttctctttcctctgggattttgcttccatggtgatttttttaatgccttcCTATCGTTCCCTAGTTTTTTTAACTGTTCTAGGCAGTTTAGTGCGACACGGGTTAGTCTGCCGTGGCTAGAAGAGGAAGCCCCTCCCTCCTGCGACTCCCCCACAAGAAACTACAGGGTCAGATGAGCGTGTAGAGCTGGGCAGCGCCtggctcagtaaatgttaaattattGTTCTTCTTCTCCCAGGAGAACCCCAGGGTCATGTGGAGCTGAGCTGTTAAAAATCAACCCCTTCTACCCTTCATACACTTTATGGATAAGCAAACTGATATGATACTATGTGACTGGACTCCAGAACAGTCAGACTCCGGTGGGAGGCTCTAATTCCCGGACAGCTTCCCGTCCAGGCTCTGGAGGTGGCAGTGTGCTCTCCATCTCTAAATCAGGAAGTAGGAAACCTCTGGGCCAGGCTCAGTTCTCAGCTCAAAAGGAAACAGGCAGGGGCTGTGGTCTCCCAgatctacctctccctctcctccctctccagcgGCACGATCTGGAGCAATCTCCTGGGCTTCAGAATCCCATCTCTTGTCTTCCCTCTGGAGCAGTGTGCACGTATGTGCACgtgtggggacacacacacacacacacacacacacacacaccctcaccaGCAAGGAGGCAGGTGCCCAGTACAGCACAGACAGCAGACACTCACAGCCCAGGTGAGACCAGGCAGCGGTGGAGatgaaaatgtctctgctttGAACTCTGGTCTCTTACTTCAGGGAACAGGGAGAGGCAGCCTTAACCAACAGGCCAAAATGTCAGGCCAGGCTAAGGGCAGAGGAGCCTGGGCCTGGGGGGACCTGCTACCCCTTCCTTCTGGCCAGCACTCAGTGCTGGATCCCCAGGATCAGCCTGGTGGACTCTCATGTGGCTTTAGCCGGTTATGGGGTATGGTGTGCTCTCGAAAGTGACCTGCTCGAGAACTGTGACCCTTGGCTGGACTGTGgggagggactggatcccagaacttgGTTGATTTATTGAAGTGGAGGGACATCTGAGCATGTGtatgtctttctgtctgtctgtcagtgTCACGGTGGGCTTGATGCTCAGCCTTTAAACCCAGAAGGAACCCCCAAGCCTGGAAAGGCTTAAAACCAATTTTAGATAATTTGGCTCAGAAGAAATCTATgcacttaattatttttctgctttagaAGAAGTACATGctcaatgtaaaaataaatatgggaaatggggggtggtgggaaacacagtataaaaaggaaaatgaaaagcaccTGTGCAGCCACCACTGGTGATAATCACTGCGGACGTTTTGGCAGAGTTAGATTACGTGCGCGAACcgctttcttttcttccctctcactcAAGCTGCAATGAGCATTTTTCTCGTGTCATTCCTCTTTGTAAACTCGTTCGAAGGCATTGTACCACCAGATTgctgtaccataatttattttacttgccCCTCATTGTTGGGCATTCAGGTGGCTTTCAGTTTGTCCCTATTGTGGAAACCCGGGATCGTATGTCTTTGTGCGGGAAGCTGGGAAGCCCTGCCCGAAGGCACAATCGGAGCGCGGTGGAGGGGAGTGTAATCGGGGAAAGGCTGGGAGGCCGGGTTTCAGGAGCTCGGCTGAGTCCACTTTGACCAAGAGAGGATGGCTGGCAAGAGCAGGGGGACGAGCGGGGACCCAgctgcccccacctgccctggACAGCTGCCCTGCAAATGAGCTTCCAGGTTTCCTGGCCAGGAGTACCCCTCTTTTCCTTCTAGGGAACTGGACAGGAGACTGGCCAAGGCCTCCTATCCCTTTTTCAAGGCATAGGGCAGGGGTGACTTTGATGCATTAGTCTGCTTAGAGGGCTGATCTTTCCCACCGCACCCCGCTGAAAGGCCCCTACATACCTCTGGCCACAGAGATGGTGACAAGGACCCTTGGGTCTATCAGCAGAGGGGACATTAATTAAGACCAATTGGAGGAGCGGCTAGGGAGGCTTTGGGAGCCCTGTCCTAGAATCCCGTAGTGGGGTGAGGTGGAGGGCAGGGCCGGACTGTGGCAGCCACGGGGGAGTTGGGAAGCCAGGGGATGATGTCATGGCTCCACAGTCCCTCGGACGAGGAGAGGCCTTGCCTTCCCTTTGCCTCGCTCAGGGTCCTCGAGGTGCCATGACGGGAAAGTCATTCCTCAGTGGGTTCTGAGCAGGCTCTTCTGTCCCTGAGTCTGGATggcagcaggcagtggggggaGTTGACTTCTGCGGGGCTCCTTGAGGCTGTGGGATGGTGCTAGCGCCACCATCGACATCGGTGACCATTTCGTCTGACCCCTCTTATTCCTGATACGGAAATGGAGGTGCCAGATCAGAGAGCTCatgggggtgggtgagggatggaACCCCATATACCTGACTCCCAGACCCATGACCCTTCGGGTCACAGGCCCTTCGACGGCATATCTTTGAGTCACATCCGCCGGTAGGGATGGGGGAGGCTGGGACAGGAGCTCAAAAGCTACCCTCGGGGGTCAGAAGAGACCAGGCCTCCTGGGAATCTGCCCAGAGGAGCTCAGGCACATCACTGTggtccctggggctccctgcatGTTTGACCCCCTgccaagaggaaggaggagggagaaggagtgaAGTCCTTGCGTGTGTGAGCTCCACCCCTCCCGAGAACGGAGGTCCAGTCTGCGCCTGCGGAGAAACTCCTGCCACCCTGCCAGGTGCAGCGGAGCCCCCAGGTGCAGCACAGCCCACGTCTCCAGCCCCATCTGTGCCCCCCTGGGTGAAGAGTTAGGCATTTGGGCCTCACGCCTTTCTTTGGGTCCCTCCATGATTCTGTTAGACATTCTTGGAGCCCCAGCCCTGGAGGCCACTGCTGTCAGGGCTCCGAGCCTCTGAGGCCTGGGCAGCCTCCTCTTGATCCTCTGGCTCCATCCTCCCTCCTAGCAGGCCAGCCAGGGGACCCTGCCCCATGGACTCACCCTCAATGGGCCTCTCCAGTCTTGCCTGGTCCTCCCAACCCTTCCCTCGGTCCCACTCCGCATTATTCCTGGGGCCCTCCTCTGTCTGCAAGTTTCCCCAAAACCAGCTTTCTGGAATCCAGCCACTTCTcttggggcagaaagagaaatggacagCCTCTGGCTGTGGATTCTTGatggggtgtggggctggggagagggccgAGACAAACCCATCCCCGGGAGCCCGAAATCCCTCCCCAGGCTTTTTCTTCGCCATCGGGCCAGAAATGACCCTGGACAAGTAGAGACTGAAGCCCAGAAGTAAGCacagctgccccccccccacttataATCTGCAACGGCCTCTCGGCCCTCTCCTGATCCTCAGAACAACCTTGTTGGGCTGGGATTATCGTCTGTATTTCACAGCTGGGGAAACCCAGAAGGCCATGATTATTTTCCCAAAGTATCAAGGGCAGGACCCACTCTCCGATCTTCAGATTACCAATCCAGGGCAAGACATGACTCTGTCACCCTTCAACTACTATGGACCTGGGAGGGAGAGTGTAGGGTCCCTGGGACCACCTGGCCcgctcttttcctctctccacaTCCCATCTCTACCTGCCACACTGCAGAGTGTGTGTAGCTCTGTGGTACACACACTCACAGGCTGCCTTTCCCTCCTTTAGCCAgccctgagcacctactgtgtgcccttCCCAAGTCCTCAGGACTGGCTGAAGAGAACGAGGTAGCCCCACAGGGCGTCCACACGCTAGTCTATGACCGTATCTGTGCTTCCAGCTGGGGTGTACAAGTCTAGACTTCAGTGCCCAGGAAGCCCTGCCTTAGACCTCCAGGATTTCCCAAAGCCACAGTTTGCTTCGAGGGAAGATAATTCTAAGGTTCATCCCCCTATGACTATAACTGGGGAGAAGCCTCCTCCCCTGGGAGGAATGGAAGGCTTGTGAGCCCTTGCCCTGTGCTGACTCTGAGCTAAGCACCGTCCCATCCACCCCCCAAACAAATCCTCCCTCAACCCAATCTCCCACCTGCTAGCAGTTTGTCAACATCTTCCCACTACTGAGTTCCTGCTGTCCTCAGCTGACCTGAAGCCGTGGCAAAGCCCCCTACAGATGTCACAGTGAGCCCAGGCCTCTCCAAGCCATTCCCCACCCACAGCCACGGGAAGACTTTCAGACTCAAATCGCATCCTGTCACTCCTGCCAAGACCCCTGAAGCCCCCTTAGGACTAAACAGGGCTATGTGCTCTGACCCCACACCCAGCTTACCCCTCCCTCGCCACCTGAGAGGCACCAGCCTTCTCCCAGGCTCTCAGAGCGACCGTCCTTGCTATGGCCTCTGTAGGACACGTgttccccctccctttgccttGCCGGCTGGGCCTCTTTCTCCGGCCATCGGGGCCAGACCCTTTCCTGTGCCTTTGCGTCCATCCGTCCCTTGCTCGTTTGTATACCCCTGCTGTCCTTCAGGGCAGGTTTCCTCAGCGCTGTGAGCTCTGTGGAGACAGTgtgcctcctcctgcctctccctgctccctggcttTCTCACCTCCGTGTCCCCAACACCTGCATGGTGCCTGGCAGGGAGCTGATGCCAACCATTATGTGTTCGCAGGCTAGACGAATGAGCCAGCTCTGTGGGGTAAGTCCTGCTGCTGCGCCCACTGTGTGGACAAAGAAAAGGACACCTGGGAAGAGAAGGAGCCAGCTCAAGGTCGCACAGCGGGCTGGTGCCCCAGGCAGGGTCTGGAAGCCTGTGTTCTTAAACGTTCCCGGCCGCGCACCGGGCACCCAGGTCTCAGCGTCTGTCTGTCTTGCTCACccagcaggctctctgaggacgGCTCCGCTGGCCCAGGCTCCCTTCCCTGGAGCTGCCCCAGAACCATGGAGAGTCTGAGCGAACTGCAGAATCCTCTGCTGCCTCAGAGCCCCGCCCCGCTCCATGGCCCCTACCCCTACCGTGAGGCTTCGCCCAGCTGGTCGTGCCAAGAGAAGCTTTACTCCTACCTCCTGGGTGCTGCTGGCTCCACTCGCCCCCACCAGCTCCTGGACCCGGGGTCCCTGCAGCTGGCTGTGGAGGCCTGGTACAGGCCCAGCTGCCTCCTGGGGAGGGACAAGGTCAGGGAACCCAGGGCAAGCAGCTGTGAGACCAGCTTCACAGAGAACAGGGAGCTCCAGGCTGGGCCTGCAGAGCGGTCCGCAGAAGCGGACCAAGAGGAAGAGGATATCACCATCCAGACGGTGTCCTACGGGGTTCAGGAGGAGCTGCAGGGCCAGGAGAAcgaccaggaggaggaggaggtgagtgcctgtgtttaaaatgcagatcccCTGGCCAAGCTCTAAGGGTTGAGATTCGGTGAACCTGGCTTGGGGCCCAAGAATCTGTATGTTACCAAAGAAAAAGTACTTTGGCACAGGTTTGAGAAACATATACTTGGGTTGGcgactgaatttttttaatagcatttattgATCTTGTTTGCTTAATtatataagtaatttaaaaatacagaaaaacccTGGAAGAGAATATTCGTATTTGAGTAGATGATGTTCTAGTCATTTTCCGTTCAATGTCTTTCTCCCACCCTACTCTGCCCAAAAGATCTTGCTGTACACTGTTTTATCACCAGATTCTTCTCTCTAGACGACATATTTCAGTGTGGTTCCGTGTCATTTAACATTTGTCTACAAGGCAATCTTTAAGGGTTCCAGGGTGTCCCATCACGCATAACTTGATCTCCTGGTCACTGGGCACTGAGACTCTCCCCTTCTTTCACAATTACTGTCCGATGATGCATGTGCCTATACGTACACACTTGCATTCTTTCTCTGTATGCTTGTGCCAGTTCCTAAGAAGGGAATCAGTGGGTCACAGTTAAGGCTTCGGGTAGAAAGCACGGAGCCCGGTCACTCCCAGCCGCAGCAGACGACACTACCCGTAGCCCCACAGGCTTGCCATCCATGATCCTGGCTATGGTCGCAAAAACCCACTTGTGTTCTGCAGAGTGATGTGACCTCGACGGACAGTGAAAGCGAAGACAACTTCGTGGCGCTGCCCCCCAGGGACCACCTGGGTCTTACTATCTTCTCCATGCTCTGCTGCTTCTGGCCCCTGGGCATCGCTGCCTTCTACTTCTCCCAGGGGGTAAGAGCACGAGGGGCATCtgctccagccccttccctccaccgGAGGGCTTGACCAAAggtgggggaggatggggaggcCTTTGTGCAGGAGGGGGTTGGAGGTGGGGACGCCCCTTTCAccagtccctctctctccctagaCCAGCAAGGCCATCTCCAAGGGAGACTTCCGCCTGGCCAGCACCACCTCCCGCAGGGCCCTCTTCCTGGCCACACTCTCCATCGCTGTGGGCGCCGGTCTCTATGTGGCCGTGGTGGTGGCG from Mustela erminea isolate mMusErm1 chromosome 5, mMusErm1.Pri, whole genome shotgun sequence carries:
- the SYNDIG1L gene encoding synapse differentiation-inducing gene protein 1-like yields the protein MESLSELQNPLLPQSPAPLHGPYPYREASPSWSCQEKLYSYLLGAAGSTRPHQLLDPGSLQLAVEAWYRPSCLLGRDKVREPRASSCETSFTENRELQAGPAERSAEADQEEEDITIQTVSYGVQEELQGQENDQEEEESDVTSTDSESEDNFVALPPRDHLGLTIFSMLCCFWPLGIAAFYFSQGTSKAISKGDFRLASTTSRRALFLATLSIAVGAGLYVAVVVALAAYMSQNGHG